GACTGGGCAGAGCTGCGGAGGAGAACGTCCAATTTTGACGTGTTCGTCCACCAGACGGGAGCATCACTCGAGCGGCCCCGTCAGCGGCCCTCCTCTGCCCCTCCGCTCCAGCCCTCCCCCTCAACTGGGCCTCTATCCCTCCTATACGTTCGCCTTGATGCACTGCATGGGGTGGCCTTGGCGCCCCCCCGACGCAGCGACCATATTTTTAGGAAGGCACAGCCAGCTTCATAGCGCACTTTTGACGTGATCTCAGTACGCGTATGTCTCGGAGACTGAAGCTTGGGCAGGCACAGGCGAATAGCCGCCATCTTGCGACGATTGTTAGCCGAAGTAGTCGGCAAGGCTATTTCCTGAGTTCGAACCATCCGAAGCAACCGGAGCTTGTTCTATCGCTGCTGTTGGAGTGAACTCGGGAACAGGCAGGTAGAACTCTACCGCGGCCGTTTTGAGAAATTTAAAATGGGGATTCTTGACAATATGCGCCTTTCCCCCAGGAAGGAGCTTTTTCATCCCGGCTTCATAAGAGAGCAGCCAGTGTGGACCGGAGAGAGCTTCGGGTGTCATAACCTCTTCCCACCAGGGGCTGTTGCTCGGGGCTGTCAATCTGCCACGTCTTATGAGATCGAGCGCCAATATTGCAACGAATGAATCTTGGACGCTGAGGACGGCAGCAGCGGCATTGGCATCGAGTTCGAGCCCAAAGCGCAAGGCCCCCCAGAGAGCCCAGAGCACTTCGCTACCGTGAACACGTGGCCCATGCAGGGTGACCTGATCAGACAGCAGCTTTCCGAGTCCTTTGGTGTCGAGGGTGCATCCTTCTCTCGCGTAGATTTCTACAATCTCCAGAACGAAGTTAAGCACTCCCGGCTCTGCATTTGCTGCTTGAAATAGCAATGACTCAAGCAAATCCCAGTTCTCCACATGTACTTCGCGCTTCTTGAGGCGACCCAAGGCATACTTTATGACACTCTCGTCGGGATGTGCAGAAGCGTGACGAAAGACCAAGTCAAAGTATTGCAAAAGGCTTGTCCTGCCTCGTCGCCTTCCTTTTTCGATTCGGAAGCGGCTCAGCTCAACAGCCCAAAGTGCCTCCAGCGGTAGCGGCAGCTCAAGAATGCGTGTCTTCTTGGGGTTTAGGGTTAGCTCCCATTCGCCGAGGAACTGCTGAAGCTGAGCGAGGCCTTGCTCGGCGCTGGCCAATCGCGCGAATGACATCTCCCAGTCATCGACAAACCGAAATCCGCCTGTGTGCTGGATGGTCGTCTCCATGGAGGCGTCGATGGATGTCATCAATAGCTCTGCGAGAACTAGGGATGTGTCAGGGCCAATGGGAATGCCGACGCTCTGACGATCTTGGCCGCAACGAACTAGTTCGTCTAGAATATTTCCAGGCAATGACTTGTCGACAGGGAGTTTCTTCGAGAGGACTTTCCCGTGTAGCGCCCAGGGAATTGAATGTGTATATATTGAGCGATAGAATTGTGAGACATCTGCCTGGAGGACGTAGCGCCCTTGTCGCCGACATCGCGCTTTCTCTTCCATTAGCTGGGAGAAGGGGACCT
The nucleotide sequence above comes from Myxococcus virescens. Encoded proteins:
- a CDS encoding RNA-directed DNA polymerase, encoding MSSLPAPELAGSKTPTLDANSAPAPLLRRLLGMGYFPRELPQCFSTETLASVLTTAPGSLPTAWVEAASKPPNALAIHHNLARAGTLRRRLSVPNPVAFFALTTAIDKYWPQLDEHMRKSRLSLSRPVPSTVRALETKVPFSQLMEEKARCRRQGRYVLQADVSQFYRSIYTHSIPWALHGKVLSKKLPVDKSLPGNILDELVRCGQDRQSVGIPIGPDTSLVLAELLMTSIDASMETTIQHTGGFRFVDDWEMSFARLASAEQGLAQLQQFLGEWELTLNPKKTRILELPLPLEALWAVELSRFRIEKGRRRGRTSLLQYFDLVFRHASAHPDESVIKYALGRLKKREVHVENWDLLESLLFQAANAEPGVLNFVLEIVEIYAREGCTLDTKGLGKLLSDQVTLHGPRVHGSEVLWALWGALRFGLELDANAAAAVLSVQDSFVAILALDLIRRGRLTAPSNSPWWEEVMTPEALSGPHWLLSYEAGMKKLLPGGKAHIVKNPHFKFLKTAAVEFYLPVPEFTPTAAIEQAPVASDGSNSGNSLADYFG